The proteins below are encoded in one region of Parvicella tangerina:
- a CDS encoding aldehyde dehydrogenase family protein, translating to MSRIEVLKTYKIYIGGKFPRTESGRYYQPMNDKNALGNICLSSRKDLRNAVVAARGALAGWSNRTAYNKSQILYRIAEMLEGRRAQFVSELEQQGSSKAEASKEVDASIDRLIYFAGWCDKYTQVFGAINPVATSHFNFSSYEPTGVVGIITPEKSSLLGLVSVVAPVIAGGNTCVVLASESKPLCAITFAEVLATSDVSGGVVNILTGKSNELLPHFGSHMDINAVTYCREDKTEIKALQLDAVDNLKRIKVLSEDVDHEKAWETPYLILDHSEVKTTWHPVENISAAGSGY from the coding sequence ATGAGTCGTATAGAAGTTTTGAAAACGTACAAGATATATATCGGTGGTAAATTTCCTAGAACAGAATCTGGAAGGTATTACCAACCCATGAATGACAAAAACGCTCTAGGTAACATCTGCCTATCTTCCAGAAAAGATTTGAGAAATGCAGTGGTAGCGGCAAGAGGCGCTTTGGCCGGTTGGAGTAACAGAACAGCTTACAACAAAAGTCAAATCTTATACCGAATTGCTGAAATGCTGGAAGGGAGAAGAGCGCAGTTTGTAAGTGAACTGGAGCAACAAGGATCAAGTAAAGCTGAAGCAAGTAAAGAGGTCGATGCGTCAATTGACAGGTTAATCTATTTCGCAGGATGGTGTGATAAATATACGCAAGTGTTTGGTGCGATTAACCCAGTCGCTACATCTCATTTCAATTTCTCTTCCTACGAACCAACAGGAGTTGTTGGAATTATTACTCCGGAAAAGTCTTCCTTATTGGGGTTAGTTTCAGTTGTAGCTCCAGTAATTGCAGGAGGAAATACTTGTGTTGTTTTGGCGTCTGAATCAAAACCTTTGTGTGCAATTACGTTTGCAGAGGTACTTGCTACCAGTGACGTCTCAGGAGGAGTAGTAAATATTCTTACTGGCAAATCCAATGAATTATTACCCCACTTTGGTTCTCACATGGATATTAATGCGGTGACTTATTGCCGAGAGGACAAAACTGAAATCAAAGCATTGCAATTAGATGCTGTAGATAACTTAAAGCGGATAAAAGTGCTTTCTGAAGATGTTGATCATGAGAAAGCATGGGAGACACCATACTTGATTTTGGATCATTCAGAAGTTAAAACAACCTGGCATCCAGTAGAGAATATCTCTGCTGCAGGTAGTGGATACTAA
- a CDS encoding aldehyde dehydrogenase family protein yields MAKKSTKNISLDLSSDWDYAPAPESTGHINLKKKYDLFIGGKFVKPKSGKYFKTINPANEEVLAEVAEADEKDIDLAVKAARKAFNGEWSKISGKERGKYIYRIARLIQERAREFAVIEALDGGKPLREARDIDVPLAAAHFFYYAGWADKLDYAFPNRNPQALGVAGQITPWNFPMLMIAWKIAPALAAGNCVVLKPAETTPLTALKLAEVIKDAGLPAGVVNIVTGYGTTGSHIVNHPDVDKIAFTGSTGVGKIIMKAIAGTGKKSTMELGGKAANIIFEDAPLDQAIEGVVNGIFFNQGHVCCAGSRLFVQESVYDVVMRKLRDRIEALRLGDPLDKNTDVGAINSKKQLETIKKYIKIGIEEGADMYQPKCKVPKKGYWCPPTLFTNVAQSNIIAKEEIFGPVLAVQTFRTVDEVISKANNTPYGLSAGVWTDKGSKIFNMTSQMRAGVVWANTYNKFDPTSPFGGYKESGHGREGGLHGLEPYLKLS; encoded by the coding sequence ATGGCAAAGAAATCAACTAAAAACATATCACTGGACTTGTCTTCTGACTGGGACTATGCTCCCGCTCCAGAAAGTACTGGTCACATCAACTTGAAAAAGAAGTATGATCTTTTTATTGGTGGAAAATTCGTAAAACCAAAATCAGGAAAATATTTCAAAACGATAAATCCAGCCAATGAGGAAGTATTAGCTGAAGTTGCAGAAGCGGATGAAAAAGATATCGACCTAGCTGTTAAGGCAGCCAGAAAGGCTTTTAACGGAGAATGGAGTAAAATATCTGGTAAAGAAAGAGGGAAATATATTTACAGAATTGCACGATTAATTCAGGAAAGAGCAAGAGAGTTTGCAGTAATCGAGGCTTTAGACGGTGGAAAACCTCTCAGAGAGGCTAGAGACATTGATGTGCCATTGGCCGCTGCCCATTTCTTTTATTATGCTGGGTGGGCAGACAAATTAGATTATGCATTTCCGAACAGAAATCCTCAAGCACTAGGTGTTGCAGGACAGATTACTCCTTGGAACTTTCCAATGCTGATGATCGCATGGAAGATTGCTCCAGCCTTAGCTGCGGGGAACTGCGTGGTTCTAAAACCTGCTGAAACCACTCCATTAACTGCTCTGAAGTTAGCAGAAGTCATCAAAGATGCTGGGCTTCCAGCTGGTGTGGTTAACATCGTAACTGGCTACGGAACAACTGGATCACATATTGTGAATCATCCAGATGTAGATAAGATAGCTTTTACAGGATCCACAGGTGTTGGAAAGATCATTATGAAGGCTATCGCTGGAACTGGTAAGAAATCTACCATGGAATTAGGTGGGAAAGCTGCCAATATCATCTTTGAAGACGCTCCATTAGATCAAGCCATTGAGGGAGTAGTAAACGGTATTTTCTTCAATCAAGGTCATGTTTGTTGTGCGGGTAGTAGACTATTTGTTCAAGAATCTGTTTACGATGTGGTGATGCGTAAACTGAGAGATCGAATCGAAGCACTTAGACTTGGAGATCCTTTGGATAAAAATACAGATGTAGGTGCAATCAACTCCAAGAAACAGTTGGAAACCATCAAAAAATATATTAAAATTGGTATAGAGGAAGGCGCGGATATGTATCAACCAAAATGTAAAGTACCAAAGAAAGGATACTGGTGCCCACCTACCCTTTTTACCAATGTAGCTCAATCGAATATCATTGCGAAAGAAGAGATCTTCGGACCAGTATTGGCGGTTCAGACTTTTAGAACAGTAGATGAAGTAATCTCAAAAGCAAACAACACACCTTATGGCTTATCTGCTGGGGTATGGACAGATAAAGGATCAAAGATCTTCAACATGACCAGTCAAATGAGAGCTGGAGTGGTTTGGGCCAATACATACAACAAGTTCGACCCTACCTCGCCTTTTGGAGGATACAAGGAAAGTGGGCATGGAAGAGAAGGCGGGCTTCATGGCCTAGAACCATACCTAAAACTTAGTTAA
- the amaB gene encoding L-piperidine-6-carboxylate dehydrogenase: protein MSETLVKENAIQDVLDTLGIKQMNSGAAVGSKWMNTTGEEIKSYSPVDGAYIGSVKAASEAEYEAAITELQTAFKDWRMMPAPKRGEIVRQFGEELRKYKEPLGKLVSYEMGKSYQEGLGEVQEMIDICDFAVGLSRQLHGFTMHSERPNHRMYEQYHPLGIVGIISAFNFPVAVWAWNTALAWICGDVCIWKPSEKVPMCAIACHNIFNKVLEANGLPDGINALVIGGAELGKKMAADKRVPLVSATGSTRMGKSVAETVGARLGKSLLELGGNNAIIVTPTADLKMVVPGAVFGAVGTAGQRCTSTRRLIIHESIYDKVKDALVNAYGQLKIGNPLDENNHVGPLIDQDAVRMYNEAREKVVAEGGKLIVEGGVLEGEGYESGCYVAPAIAEAENHFAIVQHETFAPIVYLMKYSGDVSNAIAMQNDVPQGLSSAIMTNNMREQEEFLAHCGSDCGIANVNIGTSGAEIGGAFGGEKETGGGRESGSDAWKVYMRRQTNTINWGSELPLAQGIKFDL, encoded by the coding sequence ATGTCTGAAACATTAGTTAAAGAAAATGCAATTCAAGATGTGCTTGACACATTAGGTATTAAACAAATGAACAGCGGTGCTGCTGTAGGTTCTAAATGGATGAACACAACAGGAGAGGAAATTAAGTCTTACTCCCCTGTGGATGGTGCTTACATTGGATCAGTTAAAGCGGCTTCTGAAGCAGAATATGAGGCAGCAATTACAGAGTTACAAACTGCATTCAAAGACTGGAGAATGATGCCAGCTCCTAAAAGAGGAGAAATTGTTCGTCAGTTCGGAGAAGAATTAAGAAAATATAAAGAGCCTCTTGGTAAATTGGTTTCCTATGAAATGGGGAAATCATACCAGGAAGGATTAGGAGAGGTTCAAGAGATGATTGACATCTGTGATTTCGCTGTTGGTCTATCAAGACAACTTCATGGGTTCACCATGCACTCTGAACGACCAAACCACAGGATGTATGAGCAATATCACCCATTAGGTATTGTAGGAATAATTTCAGCTTTTAACTTCCCAGTTGCTGTTTGGGCATGGAATACTGCTCTGGCTTGGATTTGTGGTGATGTTTGTATCTGGAAACCATCTGAAAAAGTACCGATGTGTGCAATTGCTTGTCACAACATATTTAACAAAGTATTAGAAGCAAATGGACTTCCTGACGGAATCAACGCCCTAGTAATTGGAGGTGCTGAGCTTGGCAAGAAAATGGCCGCTGATAAAAGAGTTCCTTTAGTTTCTGCCACTGGTTCGACTCGAATGGGTAAATCTGTTGCTGAAACAGTTGGGGCAAGATTAGGAAAATCTTTGCTTGAACTAGGAGGTAACAACGCCATCATTGTAACACCAACTGCAGATCTTAAGATGGTAGTTCCTGGTGCTGTGTTCGGTGCTGTGGGTACTGCTGGTCAAAGATGTACTTCAACAAGAAGGCTGATTATCCATGAATCAATTTACGATAAGGTGAAAGACGCACTTGTAAATGCTTATGGCCAATTGAAGATAGGGAACCCATTGGATGAGAATAATCATGTAGGTCCATTAATTGATCAAGATGCCGTAAGAATGTACAATGAAGCCAGAGAAAAGGTAGTTGCCGAAGGAGGAAAACTGATTGTTGAAGGCGGAGTTCTAGAAGGTGAAGGTTATGAAAGTGGATGCTACGTAGCTCCTGCAATTGCAGAAGCAGAAAATCACTTTGCGATCGTTCAACACGAAACTTTTGCTCCGATTGTCTATTTGATGAAATATTCTGGAGATGTCAGCAATGCTATCGCAATGCAAAATGACGTTCCTCAAGGATTGTCTTCAGCGATCATGACGAATAACATGAGAGAACAAGAAGAGTTCTTGGCACACTGTGGTTCTGATTGTGGAATTGCTAACGTGAACATTGGAACTTCAGGCGCTGAAATCGGAGGAGCCTTCGGTGGTGAAAAAGAAACTGGAGGAGGAAGAGAATCTGGTTCTGATGCCTGGAAAGTATATATGAGAAGACAAACAAATACGATTAACTGGGGAAGCGAATTACCTCTTGCTCAAGGAATCAAGTTTGATCTTTAA
- a CDS encoding GMC oxidoreductase: MKDICIIGSGAGASPVAYELSKAGYKVVVLEKGPWLKTEDFTKDELVATRKDLYIPNLEDESHQIVRKNSDGNWSVKNTADTGSDFWNGNVVGGSSNFMSGYFHRMKPQDFKLKSTYGEIEGANITDWPISYDDLEPYYAKVEEVIGVSGKVNQHKYLEPRSTPDFPYAPLATNIVSDLIDKAAGELKISTFGTPRAIISKGKDKRNACYYSNYCGSYGCSSSAKGSARSALLEPALETGNLEIIPFAKVFHLETDGKGKVIRANYYDAEDQKQFIEANLFVIAAQATETSRLLLMSKNKDFPNGLANNNDQVGKNLVFSSGGVGSCNLNYDDFDPDTAQKLKAPGLFVNRACQEWYEIEKEGKKIKGGTIDFLWDHANPVSRTIRAKWDGNDLLYGTALKEKIHGYFTKQRRLKFEIFTDWSPNDDCFVELSDDKFDKWGDPVGKIWTGAISYDKTVGEILAKNTIPILEKMGGKNISYTISNYPSVNLQAGGCRFGIDPETSVLDANCKAHEVENLYVTDGSFMPTGGSTTFTFTIYANAFRVADKILERLKTI; the protein is encoded by the coding sequence ATGAAGGATATCTGTATCATAGGAAGTGGAGCGGGAGCGTCACCTGTGGCTTACGAACTGAGCAAAGCTGGATATAAGGTAGTGGTGTTGGAAAAAGGTCCATGGCTAAAAACAGAAGATTTTACTAAAGATGAACTTGTTGCCACACGAAAGGACTTATACATTCCTAATTTAGAAGATGAAAGTCACCAAATCGTACGAAAAAACTCAGATGGAAACTGGTCTGTAAAGAACACTGCCGATACGGGAAGTGACTTTTGGAACGGAAATGTAGTTGGCGGTTCTTCTAACTTCATGAGCGGCTATTTCCACAGAATGAAGCCGCAGGACTTTAAGCTGAAGTCTACTTATGGAGAAATCGAAGGTGCAAATATTACAGACTGGCCAATTAGCTATGATGACCTTGAGCCTTACTACGCCAAGGTAGAGGAAGTGATAGGCGTCTCGGGCAAAGTCAACCAGCACAAATACCTCGAACCCAGATCAACTCCTGACTTTCCTTATGCGCCTCTGGCCACCAATATTGTCTCTGACCTCATCGACAAGGCTGCTGGAGAACTAAAGATCAGCACTTTTGGAACACCAAGGGCAATCATCTCTAAAGGAAAAGACAAAAGAAATGCTTGCTATTACTCCAACTATTGTGGCAGTTACGGGTGTAGTTCATCCGCAAAAGGGAGTGCACGTTCTGCACTTTTAGAGCCCGCTCTTGAAACAGGAAATTTAGAAATCATTCCTTTCGCAAAAGTCTTTCATTTGGAAACTGATGGAAAGGGTAAGGTCATCAGGGCCAACTATTATGACGCTGAAGACCAAAAACAATTCATTGAAGCAAACTTATTTGTCATTGCTGCTCAAGCTACTGAAACTTCGCGCTTACTGCTAATGAGTAAGAACAAGGACTTTCCAAATGGATTGGCCAATAACAATGATCAGGTGGGTAAAAACCTTGTTTTCTCCTCAGGTGGTGTAGGCTCTTGTAATCTCAATTACGATGATTTTGACCCAGATACGGCTCAAAAACTAAAGGCGCCTGGGCTATTTGTAAACAGAGCTTGTCAGGAGTGGTACGAGATTGAAAAAGAAGGAAAAAAAATAAAAGGAGGGACGATTGACTTTCTCTGGGATCATGCCAACCCAGTGAGTAGAACTATCAGAGCAAAATGGGATGGTAATGATCTACTTTACGGCACAGCATTAAAGGAAAAAATTCACGGCTATTTCACTAAACAAAGAAGACTAAAGTTTGAGATATTCACCGATTGGTCGCCCAACGATGATTGTTTTGTAGAACTTTCTGACGATAAATTTGACAAATGGGGAGATCCCGTTGGTAAGATTTGGACAGGGGCGATCAGTTATGATAAAACGGTTGGCGAAATTTTAGCTAAAAACACGATTCCTATTCTAGAGAAAATGGGAGGAAAGAACATTTCTTATACGATATCAAACTATCCCAGCGTGAACTTGCAAGCAGGTGGTTGTCGATTTGGAATTGACCCAGAGACATCTGTGCTTGACGCTAATTGCAAAGCACATGAGGTTGAAAACCTCTACGTGACAGATGGCTCTTTCATGCCAACTGGTGGGAGCACGACATTCACGTTCACCATTTATGCAAATGCGTTTAGGGTTGCAGATAAGATTTTGGAGAGACTAAAGACTATCTAA
- a CDS encoding gluconate 2-dehydrogenase subunit 3 family protein has translation MKRLYEIEEDELGKEHQWHLNRRKWLQLALLGSAAMSLPWVTSCETNTNEDAPNLDGGGIFTHEEMKNIYTLQNFLLPEEGNGPSAAAMNAHQYFLWSLNDPHLPASEKDYFVGKSIQVFDLCKEQMDKNFYSLEDIEKENFLLKNMSEGWFESFISRMITVIFEATLLDPIYGGNTNENGWKWLEHTPGSPRPDNNTKYPEILSKIKPNIS, from the coding sequence TTGAAGAGACTATACGAAATAGAGGAAGACGAGCTAGGCAAGGAACACCAGTGGCACCTGAACAGACGAAAATGGTTACAACTTGCCCTTTTGGGAAGCGCTGCGATGAGCTTGCCTTGGGTCACTTCTTGTGAAACAAACACCAATGAGGATGCTCCTAATTTAGACGGAGGTGGTATTTTCACTCATGAAGAAATGAAGAATATTTATACCCTTCAAAACTTCTTACTGCCTGAAGAGGGAAACGGACCATCAGCTGCTGCAATGAATGCTCATCAATACTTCTTATGGTCACTCAATGATCCGCATTTACCAGCATCTGAAAAAGATTATTTTGTTGGGAAGAGCATTCAGGTATTTGACTTATGCAAAGAGCAAATGGACAAAAACTTTTATTCATTAGAAGATATAGAAAAAGAGAACTTTCTTCTCAAGAACATGTCTGAAGGGTGGTTTGAGAGTTTTATTTCCAGAATGATCACAGTGATCTTTGAAGCTACGTTACTAGACCCCATTTATGGTGGAAACACCAATGAAAATGGATGGAAATGGCTCGAGCACACTCCTGGAAGTCCGAGACCTGATAATAATACTAAATACCCTGAAATCCTTTCCAAAATAAAGCCAAATATCTCATGA
- a CDS encoding cation:proton antiporter encodes MNTYHVIIAAASVIILSFLFNLLAKKTNIPSVLMLILLGVGIQLYRKPDISTGGSEEWILSVLEILGNVGLIFIVLEAALDLKIKREKIGLIAKSFFVALIALVGSSLGIAGIIMLISGYPENPDATLFKSLMYAVPLSIMSSAIIIPSVSSLIPEKKEFMIYEATFSDILGIMFFYFLKDYHHVEGALNITGGIAKNIGITVIIALVASYLLTLLFQKLKASAKYFLMFAILMLLYAVGKTFHLSSLLIILFFGLVMNNTQTFFIGPLKSMSVPEKMKESMHELHVITLETAFVLRTFFFVIFGVTITLGSLVDWKVALISVGVVAVLFLVRYLLLKIFIRKDIIPQLWIAPRGLITVLLFYAIPSGHIDSHGEVLEQYDINYDYRIPDFPEGILLYAILITSLIMTVSLIMNRGEKVRDVFMDVITLKGGDNTLVDKIEESLSDKEEENYIEKEHNDEAEPPEDVEKD; translated from the coding sequence ATGAATACTTATCACGTTATCATTGCTGCAGCCTCAGTGATCATCCTGAGTTTCCTATTCAATTTGTTGGCAAAGAAAACCAACATTCCCAGTGTGTTGATGCTCATCCTTTTGGGAGTTGGAATTCAACTCTATAGAAAGCCAGATATCTCAACCGGAGGGAGTGAAGAATGGATCCTATCAGTCCTGGAGATTCTTGGCAACGTTGGTTTGATCTTTATTGTCTTGGAAGCTGCATTAGATCTAAAGATAAAGCGCGAAAAAATAGGCTTGATCGCCAAAAGCTTCTTTGTTGCTTTAATTGCACTTGTTGGCTCCTCTCTGGGAATTGCAGGAATAATCATGCTGATTTCTGGATACCCTGAAAACCCTGATGCAACACTTTTCAAGAGTTTAATGTACGCTGTTCCACTATCCATTATGAGTAGCGCAATTATCATTCCTAGCGTAAGTTCTCTAATACCAGAAAAAAAAGAGTTCATGATCTACGAAGCTACTTTTTCGGATATTCTTGGAATCATGTTCTTCTATTTTTTGAAGGACTATCATCATGTTGAAGGGGCCTTAAACATTACTGGCGGAATTGCTAAAAACATTGGGATTACGGTCATAATAGCTCTTGTTGCCAGCTATTTACTCACCCTTCTTTTTCAAAAACTCAAGGCAAGCGCAAAGTACTTCCTCATGTTTGCCATCTTAATGTTATTGTATGCGGTTGGAAAGACTTTTCATTTATCCTCACTGCTAATCATACTCTTTTTTGGATTAGTGATGAATAATACGCAAACCTTTTTTATAGGACCATTAAAATCAATGTCTGTCCCTGAGAAAATGAAAGAGTCGATGCATGAGCTCCATGTGATTACTTTGGAAACTGCTTTCGTTCTGAGAACCTTCTTTTTTGTCATTTTTGGTGTAACGATCACTTTAGGATCTTTAGTAGATTGGAAAGTAGCCCTGATAAGTGTAGGCGTGGTAGCCGTGTTGTTTCTCGTCAGGTATTTACTGCTCAAAATTTTTATTCGGAAAGATATCATCCCCCAACTTTGGATTGCTCCCAGAGGATTGATCACCGTATTGCTTTTCTATGCAATTCCAAGCGGTCACATCGACAGTCATGGTGAGGTACTTGAACAATACGATATCAACTACGATTATCGTATTCCCGACTTTCCAGAAGGCATACTTCTTTACGCCATTCTCATAACATCTTTGATTATGACCGTATCCCTGATAATGAATAGAGGAGAAAAAGTTAGAGATGTATTCATGGATGTGATCACTTTGAAAGGAGGCGATAACACACTTGTGGATAAAATCGAAGAGTCGCTATCCGATAAAGAGGAAGAAAATTACATAGAAAAGGAACACAACGATGAAGCCGAACCACCTGAAGATGTTGAAAAAGATTAA
- the deoC gene encoding deoxyribose-phosphate aldolase, with the protein MSQRDYTLSPRVDQVGILDRVDRFTKRSIKKEAKMQGLKMALNMIDLTTLEGADTEGKVKQMCYKAQHLHDEIPGLPTTAAVCVYPTFVKTAVNAVKGSGVKVASVATAFPSGHSSREIKLMDTKIAVDNGADEVDMVISRGRFHQGDYNFVFDEIAAIKEACGKARLKVILETGELGTFDKVRRASDIAIDAGADFIKTSTGKIKPAATLPVTLVMLEAIKDHYYATGKMVGMKPAGGISNAKLALQYLVMVKETLGGQWLSNEWFRFGASSLANDVILQIAKQTHGNYQSKDYISID; encoded by the coding sequence ATGTCACAACGAGATTATACATTATCTCCTCGAGTAGATCAAGTCGGAATACTTGATCGTGTGGACAGATTCACAAAGAGATCGATCAAAAAAGAAGCAAAGATGCAAGGGCTGAAAATGGCCTTAAACATGATTGATCTTACTACACTTGAAGGAGCCGATACAGAAGGTAAAGTGAAGCAAATGTGTTACAAAGCACAACACTTGCATGATGAAATTCCAGGTTTACCTACAACTGCAGCCGTTTGTGTTTATCCAACCTTTGTGAAAACTGCGGTCAATGCGGTGAAAGGATCTGGAGTAAAAGTAGCATCTGTTGCAACCGCTTTCCCAAGTGGACACTCTTCTAGAGAGATTAAACTAATGGACACCAAAATTGCAGTCGACAATGGTGCTGATGAAGTCGACATGGTGATTAGCCGAGGTCGCTTTCATCAAGGTGATTACAACTTCGTTTTTGATGAGATTGCTGCAATCAAAGAAGCTTGTGGCAAAGCAAGGCTCAAGGTAATCTTGGAAACAGGGGAACTCGGAACTTTTGACAAGGTCCGGAGAGCAAGTGACATTGCCATTGATGCTGGAGCTGACTTCATCAAAACCTCCACAGGAAAAATTAAACCTGCGGCAACACTTCCAGTTACTTTAGTGATGCTAGAAGCCATAAAAGATCACTATTATGCCACAGGAAAAATGGTGGGCATGAAGCCAGCAGGAGGAATCTCAAATGCTAAATTGGCATTGCAGTACCTGGTAATGGTTAAAGAGACGCTAGGAGGTCAATGGCTATCAAATGAATGGTTCAGGTTTGGAGCTAGCTCATTGGCAAATGATGTCATCCTTCAGATTGCTAAGCAGACTCATGGTAATTACCAATCAAAGGATTATATCTCAATTGATTAA